One genomic region from Salvia hispanica cultivar TCC Black 2014 chromosome 2, UniMelb_Shisp_WGS_1.0, whole genome shotgun sequence encodes:
- the LOC125207210 gene encoding probable UDP-arabinopyranose mutase 2, whose product MAEQKATPLLKDELDIVIPTIRNLDFLEMWRPFFEPYHLIIVQDGDPSKVINVPEGFDYELYNRNDINRILGPKASCISFKDSACRCFGYMVSKKKYIYTIDDDCFVAKDPTGKDINALEQHIKNLLSPSTPHFFNTLYDPYREGADFVRGYPFSMREGQHTAVSHGLWLNIPDYDAPTQLVKPRERNTRYVDAVLTIPKGTLFPMCGMNLGFNRDLIGPAMYFGLMGDGQPIGRYDDMWAGWCTKVICDHLNLGIKTGLPYIWHSKASNPFVNLKKEYKGIYWQEDIIPFFQAVKLPKECTTVQQCYLELAKEVKAKLSDIDPYFTKLADAMVTWIEAWDELNPTGPGASSAAPAAAAK is encoded by the exons ATGGCGGAGCAGAAAGCGACACCGCTGCTGAAGGACGAGTTGGACATAGTGATTCCGACCATCAGAAACCTTGATTTCTTGGAGATGTGGAGGCCCTTCTTCGAGCCCTACCATCTCATCATTGTTCAAGATGGCGACCCCTCCAAAGTCATCAACGTCCCTGAGGGCTTCGATTACGAGCTCTACAATCGCAACGACATCAACAGGATTCTCGGCCCCAAGGCCTCCTGCATCTCCTTCAAGGACTCTGCTTGCAGATGCTTCGGCTACATGGTCTCCAAGAAGAAGTATATCTACACCATCGATGACGATTGCTTC GTTGCCAAGGACCCGACTGGGAAAGACATCAACGCTCTCGAGCAGCACATTAAGAACCTCTTGAGTCCATCGACTCCCCATTTCTTCAACACCCTATACGATCCGTACAGGGAGGGTGCGGACTTTGTCCGTGGCTATCCTTTCAGCATGCGTGAGGGTCAACACACTGCTGTCTCTCACGGCCTATGGCTCAACATCCCTGATTATGATGCTCCCACTCAGCTTGTCAAGCCCCGTGAGAGGAACACCAG ATACGTGGATGCTGTCCTGACGATCCCCAAGGGAACCCTCTTCCCGATGTGTGGTATGAATTTGGGATTCAACCGTGATCTCATCGGACCTGCAATGTACTTTGGACTTATGGGAGACGGCCAGCCCATTGGGCGATACGATGACATGTGGGCCGGTTGGTGCACCAAG GTGATATGCGACCACTTGAACCTTGGGATCAAGACGGGGCTGCCCTACATCTGGCACAGCAAGGCGAGCAACCCGTTTGTGAATCTGAAGAAGGAATATAAGGGAATCTACTGGCAGGAGGATATCATCCCGTTTTTCCAGGCGGTGAAGCTCCCCAAGGAGTGCACGACTGTGCAGCAATGCTACCTTGAACTGGCGAAAGAGGTGAAGGCGAAACTCTCAGacatcgatccctacttcacTAAACTGGCTGATGCTATGGTGACATGGATTGAGGCTTGGGATGAGCTCAACCCTACTGGACCAGGAGCTTCCTCTGCTGCtcctgctgctgctgctaAATAG
- the LOC125204952 gene encoding uncharacterized protein LOC125204952 isoform X1, translating to MGKTRKDDKSDDIEIISIGKLYNGAWDKKYWSSSRGKDRYPYPVGYKSVRTQNGITYSMEIIEGLKGPLFKISSTDGKLCSGDTPEIAWERFQKKGSSKALHARRFSCKIDAVEFFGFKNTFVLRLLRELATNVGGPAEQSLTISNFSAGSHEANYQLQGEPSAPDPGPDSLSCLVISQAKGKKSRNGRRRLNGTPLELLQKEENTKNGSYSTSKQRDQSNSRSADLSTFAAANEVPGVCYTPGSLRPQKCIPIADGGVKLNTFDKFDHLNIGESLSEGKKLTSSVNHIESNIDNLHKQQESSGGASCTGVQNNIIPEDRDGATNVQHDIPVASADLCVADTLESGADSSSVSSQNKDVFEPSTKEGAIFNVVKNPEVLVTDSLLEDEIVKASPYNTNSEECDAESVGDEIAKSMMEILLPRAVPLLKTFSRKKKKSKISLNTQRSHENNDMPSPTMNDSTTVKGLVEHSAMQRKNEKACIPCAVRDSAVCTSVNLYPVVPDSFDNYSTQELLLHADTVQSGRFSHDLYSPAQMTINGEMCGLPCHSGISKPDTGKADLTSKAVADAVSGEVTANSKQARFDNSSIDNMIPTTDCENAPSNLQLPTTSSYTLTGNVKMSYDSRSNIQHKLKSQGDLGLFSCYIHPMPISMVQLIVKENEIFTCVKCGYTEHKDDILFVYKTSKRGENMGSPSLVGHVPISSQISKDTIGRDIASERSLLQLTPDGESLVLLNSIKIPHCRDGKLECLCSACTSDGFEKNAVKIVKLNSGYASLVTRLKTAQGVCSLLVCEPNFLLAAEEDGKLKLWNMNSAWSGQKEDWNLPTFDCMFPCIVEMNKVPKSAALIIGHNGFGTFGIWDINKRILVSRFSCADMSVMEFIPVSIFRWQRKGEYKTEALVAEIMDATKMWSFGCSDNHLFSAEDKDVAAWLLISTASDLDDESYHSCEQEKENARRCWRLALLVNNMVITGSVLDEGTTAATATSAGHGIIATRDGQVYTLELSTGKKLGNLQTFKGSRVSCITTDTSNLGALAIASEDQLLVYLP from the exons ATGGGGAAAACAAGGAAGGATGATAAATCTGACGacattgaaataatatcaatcgGAAAGCTTTACAATGGTGCCTGGGATAAGAAGTATTGGAGTTCATCTAGG GGTAAAGACCGCTACCCTTATCCTGTTGGTTACAAATCGGTGAGGACTCAAAATGGGATCACCTACTCAATGGAAATTATTGAGGGTCTTAAAGGCCCATTGTTTAAG ATCAGTTCTACTGACGGCAAGTTGTGTTCTGGAGACACGCCAGAGATTGCATGGGAACGTTTTCAGAAGAAGGGTTCTTCAAAGGCGTTGCATGCAAGGAGATTTTCGTGTAAGATAGATGCAGTAGAG TTTTTTGGATTCAAAAACACATTTGTTCTGAGGTTACTGAGGGAATTGGCCACTAATGTTGGTGGGCCTGCTGAACAGAGTTTGACCATATCAAACTTTTCAGCTGGATCTCACGAGGCTAATTATCAGCTGCAAGGCGAACCATCAGCTCCTGATCCTGGACCTGATTCGCTGTCATGTTTGGTCATTTCACAGGCTAAAGGGAAGAAAAGCAGAAATGGTCGACGAAGACTTAATGGGACTCCTTTAGAACTACTTCAGAAGGAAGAAAACACTAAGAATGGTAGCTATTCAACCTCCAAGCAGAGAGATCAATCAAATAGTAGAAGCGCTGATCTTTCAACTTTTGCTGCTGCAAACGAGGTCCCTGGGGTTTGTTATACTCCAGGGTCGTTAAGGCCACAAAAATGTATACCTATTGCTGACGGAGGTGTAAAGTTGAATACTTTTGACAAATTTGATCATCTAAATATAGGGGAGTCCCTTTCTGAAGGAAAAAAACTAACTAGTTCTGTGAACCATATAGAAAGCAATATTGATAACCTGCACAAACAACAAGAATCT AGTGGTGGTGCCTCATGTACTGGGGTccaaaataacataatacCAGAAGATAGGGATGGAGCAACTAATGTGCAGCATGACATACCGGTTGCCAGTGCTGATCTTTGCGTAGCTGACACTTTGGAATCTGGAG CAGATAGCTCTTCTGTTTCCTCCCAAAACAAAGATGTGTTTGAGCCCTCAACTAAGGAAGGTGCAATTTTCAATGTTGTTAAGAATCCTGAGGTTCTAGTGACTGACTCACTTCTGGAAGATGAAATAGTCAAAGCTTCTCCTTATAACACAAACTCAGAAGAGTGTGATGCTGAATCAGTTGGTGATGAAATAGCCAAGTCCATGATGGAAATTCTACTTCCTAGAGCAGTTCCTTTACTTAAAACATTCtctagaaagaaaaagaaaagtaaaatatcTCTGAATACTCAAAGATCTCATGAAAACAATGACATGCCCAGCCCTACCATGAATGATTCAACTACTG TGAAAGGGCTAGTTGAGCATTCAGCTATGCAGAGGAAGAATGAAAAGGCATGTATCCCCTGTGCTGTTCGTGATTCAGCTGTCTGCACCTCTGTCAACTTATACCCTGTGGTGCCTGATAGTTTTGATAATTATAGTACTCAAGAGTTGCTTCTTCATGCTGATACTGTCCAATCTGGGCGATTTTCACATGATCTATACTCTCCCGCACAGATGACAATCAATGGTGAAATGTGTGGCCTCCCTTGTCATAGTGGAATTAGCAAGCCTG ATACTGGGAAGGCTGATCTTACATCAAAGGCTGTAGCAGATGCTGTCTCTGGCGAAGTTACTGCCAACTCAAAGCAAGCCAGATTTGACAACTCATCCATTGATAACATGATACCAACTACAGATTGTGAGAATGCACCCTCAAATCTACAATTACCAACTACAAGTTCCTACACTCTGACAGGAAACGTCAAAATGAGTTATGATTCAAGGTCAAACATCCAGCACAAACTGAAGTCACAGGGTGATCTTGGGCTTTTTTCATGCTACATTCACCCTATGCCGATTTCAATGGTGCAGCTGATTGTCAAAGAGAATGAGATTTTCACATGTGTTAAATGTGGATACACAGAGCACAAGGATGATATCCTCTTTGTTTACAAAACCTCAAAGAGAGGAGAAAATATGGGGAGTCCTTCATTAGTTGGTCATGTGCCAATATCCTCACAAATTTCCAAAGATACAATTGGCAGAGAT ATTGCCTCTGAGAGATCTTTATTGCAACTAACTCCAGATGGTGAATCGCTTGTTTTACTAAACAGCATTAAAATCCCTCACTGCAG GGATGGTAAATTGGAGTGTTTGTGCTCTGCTTGTACTTCAGATGGCTTTGAGAAGAATGCagttaaaattgtgaaattaaacAGTGGATATGCCTCACTAGTGACAAGACTGAAAACAGCTCAAGGTGTTTGTAGTTTATTAGTTTGTGAACCTAATTTCCTTCTGGCAGCCGAGGAGGATGGGAAGCTAAAGCTGTGGAACATGAACTCCGCATGGAG TGGACAGAAAGAAGATTGGAATTTGCCTACATTTGACTGCATGTTTCCTTGTATAGTGGAGATGAATAAAGTTCCAAAGTCTGCTGCTTTGATCATTGGCCACAATGGATTCGGGACATTTGGCATATG GGACATCAACAAGCGCATCCTTGTGTCAAGGTTCTCTTGTGCAGACATGTCAGTTATGGAGTTTATCCCTGTCAGTATCTTCAGATGGCAAAGAAAAGGAGAGTATAAGACAGAGGCATTGGTAGCTGAAATCATGGATGCCACAAAAATGTGGTCTTTCGGATGTAGTGATAATCATCTCTTTTCAGCAGAGGATAAAGATGTTGCTGCTTGGCTTCTGATTTCAACCGCCTCTGACCTTGATGATGAATCTTATCATTCATGTGagcaagaaaaagaaaacgcACGCAGATGTTGGAGGCTTGCTTTGTTGGTCAACAATATGGTGATCACTGGAAGCGTATTGGATGAAGG AACTACTGCTGCTACTGCCACATCTGCTGGTCATGGAATTATCGCGACACGCGATGGTCAAGTTTACACGTTGGAGTTATCCACAGGGAAGAAGTTAGGAAACCTACAAACCTTCAAAG GTAGCAGAGTTTCATGCATTACAACTGACACTTCGAACTTGGGAGCTTTGGCCATCGCTAGCGAAGACCAGCTGCTGGTCTATCTACCATGA
- the LOC125204952 gene encoding uncharacterized protein LOC125204952 isoform X2, which translates to MGKTRKDDKSDDIEIISIGKLYNGAWDKKYWSSSRGKDRYPYPVGYKSVRTQNGITYSMEIIEGLKGPLFKISSTDGKLCSGDTPEIAWERFQKKGSSKALHARRFSCKIDAVEFFGFKNTFVLRLLRELATNVGGPAEQSLTISNFSAGSHEANYQLQGEPSAPDPGPDSLSCLVISQAKGKKSRNGRRRLNGTPLELLQKEENTKNGSYSTSKQRDQSNSRSADLSTFAAANEVPGVCYTPGSLRPQKCIPIADGGVKLNTFDKFDHLNIGESLSEGKKLTSSVNHIESNIDNLHKQQESSGGASCTGVQNNIIPEDRDGATNVQHDIPVASADLCVADTLESGDSSSVSSQNKDVFEPSTKEGAIFNVVKNPEVLVTDSLLEDEIVKASPYNTNSEECDAESVGDEIAKSMMEILLPRAVPLLKTFSRKKKKSKISLNTQRSHENNDMPSPTMNDSTTVKGLVEHSAMQRKNEKACIPCAVRDSAVCTSVNLYPVVPDSFDNYSTQELLLHADTVQSGRFSHDLYSPAQMTINGEMCGLPCHSGISKPDTGKADLTSKAVADAVSGEVTANSKQARFDNSSIDNMIPTTDCENAPSNLQLPTTSSYTLTGNVKMSYDSRSNIQHKLKSQGDLGLFSCYIHPMPISMVQLIVKENEIFTCVKCGYTEHKDDILFVYKTSKRGENMGSPSLVGHVPISSQISKDTIGRDIASERSLLQLTPDGESLVLLNSIKIPHCRDGKLECLCSACTSDGFEKNAVKIVKLNSGYASLVTRLKTAQGVCSLLVCEPNFLLAAEEDGKLKLWNMNSAWSGQKEDWNLPTFDCMFPCIVEMNKVPKSAALIIGHNGFGTFGIWDINKRILVSRFSCADMSVMEFIPVSIFRWQRKGEYKTEALVAEIMDATKMWSFGCSDNHLFSAEDKDVAAWLLISTASDLDDESYHSCEQEKENARRCWRLALLVNNMVITGSVLDEGTTAATATSAGHGIIATRDGQVYTLELSTGKKLGNLQTFKGSRVSCITTDTSNLGALAIASEDQLLVYLP; encoded by the exons ATGGGGAAAACAAGGAAGGATGATAAATCTGACGacattgaaataatatcaatcgGAAAGCTTTACAATGGTGCCTGGGATAAGAAGTATTGGAGTTCATCTAGG GGTAAAGACCGCTACCCTTATCCTGTTGGTTACAAATCGGTGAGGACTCAAAATGGGATCACCTACTCAATGGAAATTATTGAGGGTCTTAAAGGCCCATTGTTTAAG ATCAGTTCTACTGACGGCAAGTTGTGTTCTGGAGACACGCCAGAGATTGCATGGGAACGTTTTCAGAAGAAGGGTTCTTCAAAGGCGTTGCATGCAAGGAGATTTTCGTGTAAGATAGATGCAGTAGAG TTTTTTGGATTCAAAAACACATTTGTTCTGAGGTTACTGAGGGAATTGGCCACTAATGTTGGTGGGCCTGCTGAACAGAGTTTGACCATATCAAACTTTTCAGCTGGATCTCACGAGGCTAATTATCAGCTGCAAGGCGAACCATCAGCTCCTGATCCTGGACCTGATTCGCTGTCATGTTTGGTCATTTCACAGGCTAAAGGGAAGAAAAGCAGAAATGGTCGACGAAGACTTAATGGGACTCCTTTAGAACTACTTCAGAAGGAAGAAAACACTAAGAATGGTAGCTATTCAACCTCCAAGCAGAGAGATCAATCAAATAGTAGAAGCGCTGATCTTTCAACTTTTGCTGCTGCAAACGAGGTCCCTGGGGTTTGTTATACTCCAGGGTCGTTAAGGCCACAAAAATGTATACCTATTGCTGACGGAGGTGTAAAGTTGAATACTTTTGACAAATTTGATCATCTAAATATAGGGGAGTCCCTTTCTGAAGGAAAAAAACTAACTAGTTCTGTGAACCATATAGAAAGCAATATTGATAACCTGCACAAACAACAAGAATCT AGTGGTGGTGCCTCATGTACTGGGGTccaaaataacataatacCAGAAGATAGGGATGGAGCAACTAATGTGCAGCATGACATACCGGTTGCCAGTGCTGATCTTTGCGTAGCTGACACTTTGGAATCTGGAG ATAGCTCTTCTGTTTCCTCCCAAAACAAAGATGTGTTTGAGCCCTCAACTAAGGAAGGTGCAATTTTCAATGTTGTTAAGAATCCTGAGGTTCTAGTGACTGACTCACTTCTGGAAGATGAAATAGTCAAAGCTTCTCCTTATAACACAAACTCAGAAGAGTGTGATGCTGAATCAGTTGGTGATGAAATAGCCAAGTCCATGATGGAAATTCTACTTCCTAGAGCAGTTCCTTTACTTAAAACATTCtctagaaagaaaaagaaaagtaaaatatcTCTGAATACTCAAAGATCTCATGAAAACAATGACATGCCCAGCCCTACCATGAATGATTCAACTACTG TGAAAGGGCTAGTTGAGCATTCAGCTATGCAGAGGAAGAATGAAAAGGCATGTATCCCCTGTGCTGTTCGTGATTCAGCTGTCTGCACCTCTGTCAACTTATACCCTGTGGTGCCTGATAGTTTTGATAATTATAGTACTCAAGAGTTGCTTCTTCATGCTGATACTGTCCAATCTGGGCGATTTTCACATGATCTATACTCTCCCGCACAGATGACAATCAATGGTGAAATGTGTGGCCTCCCTTGTCATAGTGGAATTAGCAAGCCTG ATACTGGGAAGGCTGATCTTACATCAAAGGCTGTAGCAGATGCTGTCTCTGGCGAAGTTACTGCCAACTCAAAGCAAGCCAGATTTGACAACTCATCCATTGATAACATGATACCAACTACAGATTGTGAGAATGCACCCTCAAATCTACAATTACCAACTACAAGTTCCTACACTCTGACAGGAAACGTCAAAATGAGTTATGATTCAAGGTCAAACATCCAGCACAAACTGAAGTCACAGGGTGATCTTGGGCTTTTTTCATGCTACATTCACCCTATGCCGATTTCAATGGTGCAGCTGATTGTCAAAGAGAATGAGATTTTCACATGTGTTAAATGTGGATACACAGAGCACAAGGATGATATCCTCTTTGTTTACAAAACCTCAAAGAGAGGAGAAAATATGGGGAGTCCTTCATTAGTTGGTCATGTGCCAATATCCTCACAAATTTCCAAAGATACAATTGGCAGAGAT ATTGCCTCTGAGAGATCTTTATTGCAACTAACTCCAGATGGTGAATCGCTTGTTTTACTAAACAGCATTAAAATCCCTCACTGCAG GGATGGTAAATTGGAGTGTTTGTGCTCTGCTTGTACTTCAGATGGCTTTGAGAAGAATGCagttaaaattgtgaaattaaacAGTGGATATGCCTCACTAGTGACAAGACTGAAAACAGCTCAAGGTGTTTGTAGTTTATTAGTTTGTGAACCTAATTTCCTTCTGGCAGCCGAGGAGGATGGGAAGCTAAAGCTGTGGAACATGAACTCCGCATGGAG TGGACAGAAAGAAGATTGGAATTTGCCTACATTTGACTGCATGTTTCCTTGTATAGTGGAGATGAATAAAGTTCCAAAGTCTGCTGCTTTGATCATTGGCCACAATGGATTCGGGACATTTGGCATATG GGACATCAACAAGCGCATCCTTGTGTCAAGGTTCTCTTGTGCAGACATGTCAGTTATGGAGTTTATCCCTGTCAGTATCTTCAGATGGCAAAGAAAAGGAGAGTATAAGACAGAGGCATTGGTAGCTGAAATCATGGATGCCACAAAAATGTGGTCTTTCGGATGTAGTGATAATCATCTCTTTTCAGCAGAGGATAAAGATGTTGCTGCTTGGCTTCTGATTTCAACCGCCTCTGACCTTGATGATGAATCTTATCATTCATGTGagcaagaaaaagaaaacgcACGCAGATGTTGGAGGCTTGCTTTGTTGGTCAACAATATGGTGATCACTGGAAGCGTATTGGATGAAGG AACTACTGCTGCTACTGCCACATCTGCTGGTCATGGAATTATCGCGACACGCGATGGTCAAGTTTACACGTTGGAGTTATCCACAGGGAAGAAGTTAGGAAACCTACAAACCTTCAAAG GTAGCAGAGTTTCATGCATTACAACTGACACTTCGAACTTGGGAGCTTTGGCCATCGCTAGCGAAGACCAGCTGCTGGTCTATCTACCATGA
- the LOC125208328 gene encoding protein BIG GRAIN 1-like E yields the protein MSVTSKNSSHRRKDSGEIVVFDAARYFAGIDENPCYHSFSSSAASRMSLDMPAINAHNLPSILMREKKKCRQPSSPGGRLATFLNSLFNQANSKKKKKSKTSAAVDDDHDRRRSSISHFRITESYCDSKSANSGDAKTPTKTSYADLKGFSDRQKAASQLKIGEIGNGRLRFNNGSFRNPTAKWTADDEDDQRKFDDGEDSDSSSDLFDLPNLDFCSTGLPVYGTTDMDRIRIGAPLSSAAAV from the coding sequence ATGTCCGTTACGTCCAAAAATTCCTCCCACCGGCGGAAGGACTCCGGCGAGATCGTCGTTTTCGACGCGGCCCGTTACTTCGCCGGCATTGATGAGAACCCATGCTACCACAGCTTCTcttcctccgccgcctccCGAATGAGCCTAGACATGCCGGCGATCAACGCACACAATCTCCCGTCGATTttgatgagagagaagaagaaatgcAGGCAGCCGAGCTCCCCCGGCGGCCGGCTCGCCACGTTCCTGAATTCTCTCTTCAATCAGGCGAattcgaagaagaagaagaaatcgAAGACGAGCGCCGCCGTCGACGACGATCACGATCGGAGAAGGAGCAGCATCAGCCATTTCAGAATCACGGAGAGTTATTGCGATTCGAAATCGGCGAATTCCGGCGACGCCAAAACACCGACGAAAACGTCGTACGCGGATTTGAAGGGCTTTTCCGATCGGCAGAAGGCGGCTTCTCAGCTAAAAATTGGGGAAATTGGGAACGGGCGGCTGAGATTCAACAACGGGAGCTTTAGAAACCCTACGGCGAAATGGACGgctgatgatgaagatgatcaAAGGAAATTTGATGATGGCGAAGATTCGGATTCGAGTTCGGATCTATTTGATTTGCCCAATTTGGATTTTTGCTCGACCGGTTTGCCCGTTTATGGGACTACGGATATGGATCGGATCCGAATCGGAGCTCCACTTTCCAGCGCTGCGGCAGTGTAA
- the LOC125207738 gene encoding MADS-box protein 04g005320-like has translation MGRGKVELKRIENKINRQVTFAKRRNGLLKKAYELSILCDAEVALIIFSNKGKLYEFCSSSSMAKTLERYHKSSYGLIESQQSPDDERSSYLECLKLKSRVEVLQQSQRHLLGEDLGKFGVRELDQLECVLDASLNRIRSKQTQHMFEQLSGLQRKEKDLMDINRALRKKLEGGSDQPVPYRPQPAARPQVFFEPLAANNSTLIRYNSQVAQNNAEGSSQNVNAILPAWMH, from the exons atggggaGAGGGAAAGTGGAATTGAAGAGGATTGAGAACAAGATAAACAGACAGGTTACTTTTGccaaaagaagaaatggtTTGCTGAAGAAGGCCTATGAACTCTCCATTCTCTGTGATGCTGAGGTTGCtctcatcatcttctccaacaaagGCAAGCTCTATGAGTTCTGCAGCTCTTCTAG CATGGCCAAGACACTTGAGAGATATCACAAAAGCAGCTATGGCCTAATTGAATCTCAGCAATCTCCTGATGATGAAAGG AGTAGCTACTTGGAGTGCTTAAAGCTCAAGTCAAGAGTTGAGGTTCTACAACAATCTCAAAG GCATCTTCTGGGGGAAGACTTGGGAAAGTTTGGTGTAAGGGAACTTGATCAACTCGAATGTGTATTAGATGCATCTTTGAATCGAATAAGATCAAAACAG ACACAACACATGTTCGAGCAGCTTTCTGGTCTTCAAAGAAAG gaAAAAGACCTGATGGATATTAATAGAGCTCTCAGGAAAAAG CTCGAAGGAGGCAGTGATCAACCAGTACCCTACCGGCCGCAGCCAGCTGCTCGGCCTCAGGTGTTTTTCGAACCTCTTGCTGCCAACAACTCAACCCTTATTAG GTACAACTCTCAGGTGGCGCAAAATAATGCTGAGGGTTCTTCACAAAATGTGAACGCGATTTTGCCTGCATGGATGCACTGA
- the LOC125207530 gene encoding truncated transcription factor CAULIFLOWER A-like isoform X1, with the protein MGRGKVQLRRIENKINRQVTFSKRRGGLLKKAHEISVLCDAEVALIVFSHKGKLFEYSTDSCSMDRILEKYERYSFAERQLVSNEPQSPANWNLEHSKLKARIELLQRNHRHYMGEDLDSMNLKDIQNLEQQLETALKNIRSRKNQLLFDSISDLQQKEKAIQEQNTMLTKQIKEKEQDMAQQPWDQQHHNHRPPPPPQQPPFIMAPQFPGLNMGGVYNEGEAMEARRNELDLTLDSFYSCNLGCFAA; encoded by the exons atggggaGAGGGAAAGTACAGCTTCGGAGGATAGAGAACAAGATCAACAGGCAAGTAACTTTCTCAAAGAGGAGAGGTGGATTGCTGAAGAAGGCGCACGAGATCTCTGTGCTCTGCGATGCAGAAGTCGCCTTGATTGTTTTCTCCCACAAAGGAAAGCTCTTTGAGTATTCCACTGATTCTTG CAGCATGGACAGGATACTGGAGAAGTATGAGAGATACTCATTTGCGGAAAGACAGCTAGTCTCCAACGAGCCTCAGTCACCt GCTAATTGGAACCTAGAACACAGCAAACTCAAGGCGAGAATTGAACTCTTGCAGAGGAATCATAG GCACTACATGGGGGAAGATCTTGACTCAATGAACCTCAAAGATATTCAAAATCTAGAGCAACAGCTGGAAACTGCCCTCAAGAATATCAGATCCAGAAAA AATCAACTTTTGTTCGATTCCATCTCCGACTTGCAGCAGAAG GAAAAAGCAATACAAGAGCAGAATACCATGCTTACAAAACAG ATCAAGGAGAAAGAACAGGACATGGCCCAGCAGCCATGGGATCAGCAACATCACAACCACcgaccaccaccaccaccgcagCAGCCACCCTTCATCATGGCACCTCAATTTCCTGGCTTGAACATGGG AGGTGTGTACAACGAAGGAGAAGCAATGGAGGCTAGAAGGAATGAGCTAGATCTCACACTTGATTCCTTCTACTCATGCAACCTTGGATGCTTTGCTGCTTAA
- the LOC125207530 gene encoding truncated transcription factor CAULIFLOWER A-like isoform X2 encodes MGRGKVQLRRIENKINRQVTFSKRRGGLLKKAHEISVLCDAEVALIVFSHKGKLFEYSTDSCMDRILEKYERYSFAERQLVSNEPQSPANWNLEHSKLKARIELLQRNHRHYMGEDLDSMNLKDIQNLEQQLETALKNIRSRKNQLLFDSISDLQQKEKAIQEQNTMLTKQIKEKEQDMAQQPWDQQHHNHRPPPPPQQPPFIMAPQFPGLNMGGVYNEGEAMEARRNELDLTLDSFYSCNLGCFAA; translated from the exons atggggaGAGGGAAAGTACAGCTTCGGAGGATAGAGAACAAGATCAACAGGCAAGTAACTTTCTCAAAGAGGAGAGGTGGATTGCTGAAGAAGGCGCACGAGATCTCTGTGCTCTGCGATGCAGAAGTCGCCTTGATTGTTTTCTCCCACAAAGGAAAGCTCTTTGAGTATTCCACTGATTCTTG CATGGACAGGATACTGGAGAAGTATGAGAGATACTCATTTGCGGAAAGACAGCTAGTCTCCAACGAGCCTCAGTCACCt GCTAATTGGAACCTAGAACACAGCAAACTCAAGGCGAGAATTGAACTCTTGCAGAGGAATCATAG GCACTACATGGGGGAAGATCTTGACTCAATGAACCTCAAAGATATTCAAAATCTAGAGCAACAGCTGGAAACTGCCCTCAAGAATATCAGATCCAGAAAA AATCAACTTTTGTTCGATTCCATCTCCGACTTGCAGCAGAAG GAAAAAGCAATACAAGAGCAGAATACCATGCTTACAAAACAG ATCAAGGAGAAAGAACAGGACATGGCCCAGCAGCCATGGGATCAGCAACATCACAACCACcgaccaccaccaccaccgcagCAGCCACCCTTCATCATGGCACCTCAATTTCCTGGCTTGAACATGGG AGGTGTGTACAACGAAGGAGAAGCAATGGAGGCTAGAAGGAATGAGCTAGATCTCACACTTGATTCCTTCTACTCATGCAACCTTGGATGCTTTGCTGCTTAA